The following nucleotide sequence is from Luteibaculum oceani.
TGCAAAAGAGATGGACAATCGACGATGCTATAGGATCGAAATACCAGCCAATGACCGGTAATGTTCAATTAATCATAGAACCCAGTGTTTCTTCTTTAATAGAGCGTTTTCAAAGCAGCAAAGCAGCGGACCCAAGGATTGACGGTTACCGAGTTCAACTGTATTTTGGGACAAGGGAAAAGGCCACCGAAACTAAAACTGAGTTTTTAAAGAAATTTCCTACAGTAAAATCCTATATCACTTGGCTTGAGCCCAACTTTAGAGTTCGAGTTGGGAACTTTAGGACACAACTAGAAGCGGAATCCTTTCTTCAAAGAATTAAGCGGTATTTCCCAACTGCTTATGTAGTATCTGAGCGTATTGATTTACCAGATATTAAGTAATCCAAACTAGAATTTTTAGGCTTGATTAAACGATACCTTTATGGTATTAAGACACCATTCTTGAAACCGTATTAGCTTACTTTGCGCGAAAGGATATTCGACTCAAGTAGCACCCTCCCCTATTTGAACACACCTAGTGACCAGATATCACTAGGTCAGGAATTATCATAAACAAAAAAGGGTTGCCAAAATTGACAACCCTTTTTCCTAATATGCTTTATGTTCGTTACAGCTTTTTAGCAACCTCGACTTGTTCGAAGCTTTCAACTATATCGCCCACCTTAATATCGTTGAACTTATCGATGTTAAGACCACACTCCATACCACGTGGTACTTCTTTAGCATCGTCTTGGAATCGCTTAAGAGAACCAAGGTTTCCTTCGTAAATCACAATTCCATCTCTAATTATGCGGCACTTATTATTTCTAACAATCTTACCTTCTTGAACGAAACATCCGGCAACAACACCCACTTTAGAGATTCTAAAGGTTTCTCTAATTTCTGCAGTACCAACAATTCTTTCTTCAATATCAGGAGACAACATTCCTTCCATCGCATCCTTAATTTCTGCAATGGCATCATAGATAATGCTGTACATTCTGATTTCGATTTCTTCCTTCTCCGCCAATTTCTTAGCCGATGCGTTAGGTCTAACTTGGAAACCAACGATAATCGCATCAGAAGCAGAAGCAAGAAGTACATCAGAATCGGAGATTGGTCCAACTGCTTTGTGAATAATATTTACTTGAATATTCTCATTTGATAACTTCAATAATGCATCTGAAAGGGCCTCGATAGAACCATCCACATCCCCTTTAACGATAAGGTTAAGTTCCTTAAAGTCTCCAAGTGCAAGACGTCTTCCGATTTCATCAAGGGTAACGTGTTTCTGAGCACGGATACCTTGTTCTCTCTGAAGTTGTTGACGTTTAGCCGCAATTTGTTTCGCTTCTCTTTCGTCTTCAACAATATGGAAACGGTCTCCAGCATTTACTGAACCGTTAAGACCGAGCACTGAAACGGGATCTGAAGGACCAGCTACTGAAACCTCTTGTCCACGTTCGTTGTGCATTGCTTTAATTCTACCATACTGAGATCCAGCAAGGATAAAGTCTCCAACTTTCATTGAACCAGATTCCACAAGCATCGTTACAACGTAACCTTTTCCTTTGTCAAGTGAAGATTCGATAACTGAACCTGCAGCTCTTTTATCTGGATCTGCCTTAAGTTCAAGTAATTCCGCCTCTAGAAGTACTTTATCTAGTAATTCTTCGATACCAGTACCTTGCTTAGCAGAAATTTCTTGGCATTGGAACTTACCACCCCAGTCCTCAACAAGGATATTCATCTGAGCTAGTTCTTCCCTAACTTTATCTGGATTAGCACCTGGCTTATCAATCTTGTTGATTGCAAAGATCATAGGAACCTCAGCCGCCTGCGCGTGATTGATTGCTTCCTTAGTTTGTGGCATCACAGCATCATCCGCTGCTACAACAATAATTGCAACGTCAGTCACCTTTGCACCACGGGCACGCATGGCGGTAAACGCTTCGTGACCAGGAGTATCAAGGAAAGTAATTTCCTTTTCGTTGTGGGCAAGTTGTACTTTGTATGCACCAATGTGCTGGGTAATTCCACCCGCCTCACCAGCAATTACGTTCGCAGAACGGATGTAATCAAGAAGCGAAGTTTTACCGTGATCTACGTGACCCATCACCGTTACAATTGGTGAACGAGGTTGTAGGTTATCCGGGTTATCCTCTTCTTCTAATACGGTTTCAGTTTCCTCTGCATCCACAAACTCAACTTTGTAACCGAACTCCTCACAAATTAAAGTAAGGGTTTCAGCATCGAGTCTTTGGTTAATAGCAGCAATGATCCCCAAGGTCATACAAGCAGAAATTACCTGTGTAACGGGAACATCCATCATGGAAGCAATTTCACCTACTGTTACAAATTCTGTAACCTTAAGAATTTTTTGTTCCGCTTGCTTTTTAGCTGCTTCTTCCTCCATTTTTTGAGAAATAGCATCTCTTTTTGCTCTCCGGAATTTTGCTCCTTTATTCTTCCCTCCACCAGAACTTAATCTAGCTAGGGTTTCCTTAATTTCTTTTTGGATTTGCTCTTCGGTAAGCTCTGGTTTCGGCTCTCTCGCCTTACCGCGTTGTCCACCTCTTTGGTTTCCACCTTGTCCACCTCTACCTCTTTGTTGGTTTTGGTCTGGTTGGTTAATACGCTTGCGCTTACGCTTTTTATTACCAGCCTTGTCCTCAGAAGAAGCCACCTTTTTAACATCGGCCTTTTTCTTCTCAGGTTTAGTAGGAAGCTCCATTTTACCTAAGACAGTTGGACCCGATAATTTTTGAACCTTAGCTCTAATTACGTCGTCCTCCTTTTTAGCAGGGGTTTCCTCCTTTTTCTTGGATTCAGCCTCAGCAGCTTTTTGCTTAGCTTCTTCGGCCTCTTTTACCTTGCGTTCCGCCTCTTTCTTAGCTTGAGCCTCTTTAAATGCTTTTTCTCCAGCCTTCTTTTCTTTGAGAATTTCTTCTCTACTTTTCTTAGAAGGACGTGTTTTCGTATTGAGATTAGCAAGATCTAATTTCCCTACAACGCGAGGACCAGATCCATCATCTGCCACCTCCTCATTGCTTTCTGGAGCTTGCTTTTCCTCTGCTGCTGCTTCTGCAGGGGCTTCAGCCTCTGCTTCAACTTCTGGCTCTTTTTCTACTTCGGCTGCTTTAGGTACAGATTTAGCTTCTTCAACCTTTTCTTCAACCTTTTCAACCTCTACTTTAGGCTCTTCTTTAGCGACTTCAGGTTCTGCTTTTGCAACTGGCTCTTCCTTTGCTGGTTCCTCAGTGCTTTCAACAGTTTCCTGCACAACCTCAGCTTTTTCCTCAGTTGTTTCCTCCGATGGGTTATCTGCTTTTTCAGCTTTAGCATCATCGGTTGATTCCGCCTCTGTTTCTGCCTCAGGTTCTGGCTTAGATTTTTCTTCCATGTAATCTAAGGCCACCGTTTCCTTTGGCTGGCGAGCAATAGTCTCTTGTTTAGACGCTTGCTTCACCAATAAATCCGGCATAAACTCTTTAAGCACCATTTCATAGTGCTCCGGATCAAGCTTAGTATTGGGTTTAGCATCGATCTCCACTCCCTTTTTTCCAAGGAAGTCTACGACGGTAGATAGAGATACGTTGCAATCCTTAGCTACCTTACTTAATCTCGCCGGTTTTACTTTAGTTTCAGACATATAAATTTTGTCTCCTATCTTTTACTAATTCAGGTCTGCGCTTAGAAAGGGCATCCTAATCTAATACGCAATTAAGCAATTTTATCTTATTTGAACTCTTCTTCAAGAATTCTGAAAACCTCCATAACCGTTTCCTCTTCCAGATCGGTTCTTTTAACGAGGTCTTCAACAGATAGCTCTAAAACACTTTTTGCAGTATCGCATCCTACTGCCTTTAATTCGTCTAAGATCCACCCGTCAATTTCATCTGCAAATTCTTCTAGATCAACGTCTTCGTTGTCATCGTTTTCACGATACACATCAATTTGGTAACCCGTTAATTTAGAAGCCAGACGAATGTTGTGTCCACCTTTACCAATAGCAAGTGAAACTTGATCTGGTGAAAGGAAAACATCAGCTGTTTTATCTTCTTCGTTTACCGTTATACTAGAAATCTTAGCGGGGCTAAGCGCTCTAGTAATATAAAGGCTAACGTTATTTGTATAATTAATTACATCAATATTCTCGTTATGTAATTCGCGAACGATACCGTGAATACGCTGTCCCTTCATACCTACACAGGCACCAACAGGATCAATTCTATCATCGTAGGATTCTACAGCTACCTTAGCTCTTTCTCCTGGCTCACGAACGATATTTTTGATGGTAATTAATCCATCCATAACCTCTGGTACCTCTTGTTCAAACAGACGCTCAAGGAAATCTGGGGCTGTTCTAGATAGAATTACACGGAGGTTATTGTTTCTCATTTCAACCTTAGCAACAACCGCTCTAATGGTATCGCCTTTCTTGAAATAATCTTTTTGGATTTGCTCCGATTTTGGAAGGATAAGCTCTACTCCGTCATCATCTAAAAGTAGCACCTCTCTTTTCCAAACTTGATAAACTTCACCTGCAACAATTTCTCCAACTCTTTCAGAATAGTGCTGGTAGATATCGTCTTTTTCAAGGTCCATAATCCTCGCCACTAAATTTTGTCTTAGTGAGAGAATATTTCTTCTTCCAAATTTTTCGATATCGATAGGTTCAGAAACTTCTTCGCCTACCTCGAAATCTTCTTCGATTTTTATCGCTTCAGAATATGCGATTTGCGTATTCTCATCTTCCACAGCACCATCTTCAACGATTTCACGGTTTCTCCAAATTTCTAGATCACCGCGATCACTGTTAATGATGATATCAAAGTTGTCATCCGACCCATACTTCTTTTTAAGCATAGATCTAAAAACATCCTCAAGTAAAGCTTGTAGCTTTTCTTTGTTTATGTTCTTGTTGTCCTTGAAATCCGCAAAGGATTCAACCAAATTTAAGCTCATGGTCCTTCCTATTAAAAACTTAGCTTAACAAAAGCTTTTCCTATTTCTTTAAACTCGAAAACACTCGTTGTGGTTACCCACTCCTTCTTTTTTGTGCCCTCTATTTTTTTTCTTTCCGTTTTCTCAATGGTAATTCCAGTTTCCGATACCTCCTTAAGGGTGCCTACACGTTTCTCGCCATTGCTTAAAACTAGCTCTACTTCTCTTCCAATATTTTTATGATATTGTTGAGGCACCTTAAATGGCTGATCCAAACCAGGTGATGTAACTTCAAGTGCGTAATCTTCAACATCGCGATCGAAAACGGCCTCTACCGCTCTATTGATTTTTACACAATGTTCTATCTTAAACCCCTCTAAACTATCTACCTCTATCTTAAAGTTATTCCCATTACCTGCATGCATATCTACCAGGTACAGGTTGTATTCCTCTAATGTCGGCTGTATAACTTTTTTGATTGCCTCTAGGCTTATCATAAACCGGTATAATAAAAAGAGGGGAACCGGTCCCCTCTTTTAATTTGCTGCAAATATACAAATAATCTTTGTTTTATTTTTCAGTCAAAATTTCTCGGTTAATTAACTTACCATCTTTGTACTCCATCTTCGAGGTAGCCTTTCCCTTTTCGTAAATTAAGACCTCGCCATCCAGTTTGTTGTTTTGGAATTCTTTTTTCGAGGTTATTACCCCCTTAGCGTTATACTCCTTACTTACACCATTTAGTTCCCCATTCTTAAATGACTGCTCCATAACTAAGGTTCCGTGGGGTGCATAATACTTCCAAGTACCCGTTTTTAAATCCTCCTTGTATGCTCCCTCGGTTAAAAGGTTACCAGATTTTTCATCGTAGGTTTTCCAAACTCCTTCCTTTTTTCCAGACTTAAAATTTCCTTCCTCTAAAAGCTTACCGTTTTCTGAATATCGTTTCCATGGTCCGTTTTTAACTCCTTCTGCCCAGGTGCTTTCGTAGCGCTTTTTGCCATTATCATGAAATCCTTCCCAGCTACCCGTGATTATTCCTTTACTAAAAGAGCCCTTATCTTTTAATTGGCCATTTTCGAACCAAGATTCCCACATACCATCTTCGGTTCCTGCAGTGTAGTCACCCTCCTGAAATTTATTGCCATTTTCGTACCAGTACGTCCAAGTTCCAGACTTTTCATCTACTAGGTAATCGCCTTCCATTTCCTTCTGACCATCTTTAAAGTAATACACCCATGTGCCTTCCTTTAATCCAACTTCGAAACTTCCGGTAGAAGAAATCTGCCCGTTAGGGTAAAAATACTCCCACTTCCCATGGCGTTCGTCGTTGAGAAAGCTCCCTTTCATTTCGATTTTTCCATTCGGGTAATTCCAAGTCCAAAGTCCAGTTTTTGAGCCATTGTCATACTCACCTTTAAAATTCATAACGTTTGGCTTAAAATACTCAAGGCACACTCCGTGTAGCACCCCGTTTTTATAGCCATACTTGCTTTTAACGGTTTTATCCGAGAAATAAGCAATCCACTCACCATGCTTTTTCCCTTCATTGTACATTCCTTTTATATGCACATCCCCATTGGGGTAGTACTGCATATAATCGCCATGCTCAATTCCATTTTTGTAGCCAATAAGTTCGAAAACTGCACCATCCGCTGTGTAATCCTTGTGAATTCCACTTCCCGAAACAACCAAAGGTTTACCATCGGGGGTAAAACTCTTTACCATCTTAGCCGACTTATTACCCGCCTCGTATTTCCCAATTTTTCGTAGTTGACCATTGGGATAGAAATATTCCCAGGCCCCAATTTTTTCGTTGTTATCGAAGAATCCAGATGAGGCTATTTGACCATCCTTGTAAAAAGACTTAAACAAACTGTCCTGAGAACCGTAATAAAAATACCCAATGGACTTTAGTTCCTTATTAGGATAAAAGTTCTTAGCCTCTCCATTAAGAATCCCCATGTGGTAATTTAACTCCTCGCGGGGCACCCCCTCTTTATAGAAATAAACCCACTTCCCATGCTTTTCACCCTTTAGGTACTGGCCTTTAGACTTGGGAATTTTTTTATCGTAATTCCAGTAGTCTATATAGGATTGCGTTTGTGCAAAAACCGAGCTTGTAAGGATAAATAATGAGAGAAAACCGAGAAAATTTTTCATGGTGGATTTTAAATTCATTTCCAATCAGGCCTGCAATTTAACCGAAAATCCATGAGATACTTCTTTTGTATTATCTCTACTTGGAAATGGGATAAGGAAAAAGGAATTTAGCACCCGTTAAATAAACACTCATGAAAAAACTGATTTTCCTATTTAGTTTATGTGCTATGTGTCTTAGTTCCTTTTCTCAGGGAGTTGAGAAGTATAGAGTTAAACTGGATTTAAGCAATGTGGTAAACGACGAATTAGAGGTAGAAATTACGGTTCCTAAAGTTACCAAGGACGTGGTAGAGTTTCAAATGCCTAAAATCGTTCCGGGAACCTACTCCATTTCTGATTTTGGAAGATTTATTACCCGCCTAGATGCCTATGACACCACCGGAAACCCTATAGCGATTAAAAAACTAGGGGTTAACCGTTGGGAAATTAGAAACGCACAACGACTGAAGACTTTCCGTTACAGAATTGAAGATAGCTTTGACACCAAATTGGACAATGTAATTTTTGAGCCTGCAGGAACCAATTTCGAAGAGGGCAAAAACTTTGTTCTCAACAACTTTGGTATCATCGGATACCTAAGTGACATGAAAAACTATCCCTACGAAGTAGAGATTAGAAAGCCGAAAAAACTTTACGGAGCTTCTTCGCTTCCCCAAAAGATGATATCTCCAGACAAGGACATCTGGCTAGCTAAAGATTATTTTCACCTGCACGACAATCCAATAATGTATTGCGAACCAGATACGGCTACCATTCCGGTTGGTAATTGCGAAGTATTAATTTCTGTTTACTCGCCTAACAAGATTCTAACCGCTGATGCTGTAAAGGAAAACGTTGGAGCGACATTAGAGGCGCAGAGAAAATATTTAGGTGGCATACTTCCAGTAGACAAGTATGCAATCTTAATTTACCTTTTTGATGGAGCTTCACTCAGCGGTTCGGCAGGAGCCTTAGAACACAGCACATCAACGGTATTTAGTTTCCCGGAAGGAGATCCCGAACAGTTAGCATCTAGCATTAGAGATGTAACCGCTCATGAGTTTTTTCATATAGTTACTCCCCTTAATATCCACTCTGAACAAATTCATAACTACAATTTTATTGAGCCGAAGATGTCTAAACATCTATGGATGTACGAGGGTTGTACCGAATACGCTGCGCAACATGTGCAAGTAAAGTATGACTTAATGTCTGAGGAGGATTTTCTTGATGTAATGCGTCAAAAAATGCTAGTTGCATCGGTTTATAACGACACCCTTCCTTTTACAAAAATGAGTAAACACGTACTGGATAAGTACGAAAATCAATACGGAAATGTATACCAAAAGGGTGCTTTAATTGGGATGTGTCTGGACATATTACTTTTAGAAAAATCTAATGGTGAAATGGACCTTCAGCAATTAATGCGAACACTTGCCAAGGAGTATGGAGCTCATAAACCTTTTGAGGATGAGAAGCTTTTTGAAATTATTGGAGAAAAAACTTACCCAGAAATTCAAGCTTTCTTAGAAACATACGTGGGTGGACCTGCACAACTTCCATTTGCTGAAATTCTAAATAAAGTTGGGGTAGAATATGCTGCCGAAAAAGAAGTGTCTAAAATAACTTTTGGCGGTATTTCTCTAGGTTACAACATTGAAAAGCAACTTATTCAAGTTAACGGATTGGACAACGCGAATGATTTCGCTAAAAAGATTGGTTTCAAAACAGGAGATCTTCTTTATAAACTAAACGGAGAAGAACTTACGCCTACTGCTTTCCAGGATGTATACAATCGCTTTGTTAAAGAAACCCAGGAAGGTGATAAAATAGAGATCACGGTGTTAAGAAAGAAAAAAGATGACTTTAAGGAAAAAACCTTGAAAGCTAAAGCTCAGAAGGTAAACACCATGGAAAGGCATTATGTAAAAATGATGGAAAATCCATCCGAGGAACAACTGAAACTAAGAAAAGCTTGGTTAACCGCTAAAGAATAAATACCCAAACTGAAAATAAAAAAGGGAGCCTCATGGAGTGCTCCCTTTTTTATTGCTTAAAACTAACGTTACTAATTATGGTAATGAATTAATAAATGCGGCGTACTCCTGATCGTAAGTTGCAGTGCCCTCACAACCCAACTCTTGCCTTTTGGCTCTTATATCCTCCACGCGATTCTCTGGGTTAGGGTGAGTGGAAAGGAACTCTGGTTGCCCTCCGGCTTGCTGCTCTGCGATTAACTTGGCAAAGAATTCCGCTGCCCCGTCGGCTTGATAATCTGTTGGACACATGTAGCGTACCGAAAAATCATCCGCCTGCGCCTCATCATTTCTATTAAACTTTAGAAAAAGTAACTTGGCTGAAATTTCGGCCAATAATCCCGGGTTATTTCCCAACACGATCCCCAATAAAGCCGAAATTCCATACTGTTGTGTAAGTTGAGATGTAGAATGACGCAAATCGGCATGCGCCATTTCGTGACCCAGCACTCCAGCTAATTCGTATTCGGCATCCAAGTACTTTATTAAACCGGTGTATATGTATATATATCCACCTGGAGTACAAAAGGCGTTCAGGGTTTCATCATCTCGAATGATTTTTACTTCCCAGTCAAATTCATCCTTGTACGTTACTTGACCACTATTTAGTAGTTTATCACGCATATTTTCCAAATAGCTGTATGCTTGTGGATATGCGTTTTTGCTCAGAACTGGGTATTCGTTGGGGCTTGCCAAAATCGTTGAATCCATTTGGGCGCCAAAACGTTTATCGTCTTCTATAGAGAATAGGTTAAAACCCGGTGATCCTCCATCTTTTTTCTTACAGGCACCAAGGGTTAATAATGCAATGAAAATGAGAGTTATGCTTTGTTTTAATTTCATATCTGTATGGGTTTGGGCTAAATTTAAAGTTATTGCTTCTTAAAAAAATTAAACCTAATTAAAATGTGGATGCTAGCTATAATACGTCAGCATTTCCAGCTAATTTTCAACACAATTAAAAGTTATTTTTACCTCTTAGTTTCCTAACTACTGCATGACCACCGACAAAAAAATTATCAGAGGAATATTTCTAAAGAGGTTATCACTTCTTTGTTTAGCCATTTTTCTGGTGCTAATAAGTCAGAAAATGATTGGTCAGGAGGGGTATGAATTAAGCTTAGAGGAGGCAATAGATCAACATCCTAGGCAAATACTAACTAAGTATTTATTGGATACGAGTAACACTTTTATTGGAGTTCCATATCGATATGGGGCCGACGGACC
It contains:
- a CDS encoding SPOR domain-containing protein, producing MAIRILSILVFAVGFSFSSWGQSPVQKRWTIDDAIGSKYQPMTGNVQLIIEPSVSSLIERFQSSKAADPRIDGYRVQLYFGTREKATETKTEFLKKFPTVKSYITWLEPNFRVRVGNFRTQLEAESFLQRIKRYFPTAYVVSERIDLPDIK
- the infB gene encoding translation initiation factor IF-2, yielding MSETKVKPARLSKVAKDCNVSLSTVVDFLGKKGVEIDAKPNTKLDPEHYEMVLKEFMPDLLVKQASKQETIARQPKETVALDYMEEKSKPEPEAETEAESTDDAKAEKADNPSEETTEEKAEVVQETVESTEEPAKEEPVAKAEPEVAKEEPKVEVEKVEEKVEEAKSVPKAAEVEKEPEVEAEAEAPAEAAAEEKQAPESNEEVADDGSGPRVVGKLDLANLNTKTRPSKKSREEILKEKKAGEKAFKEAQAKKEAERKVKEAEEAKQKAAEAESKKKEETPAKKEDDVIRAKVQKLSGPTVLGKMELPTKPEKKKADVKKVASSEDKAGNKKRKRKRINQPDQNQQRGRGGQGGNQRGGQRGKAREPKPELTEEQIQKEIKETLARLSSGGGKNKGAKFRRAKRDAISQKMEEEAAKKQAEQKILKVTEFVTVGEIASMMDVPVTQVISACMTLGIIAAINQRLDAETLTLICEEFGYKVEFVDAEETETVLEEEDNPDNLQPRSPIVTVMGHVDHGKTSLLDYIRSANVIAGEAGGITQHIGAYKVQLAHNEKEITFLDTPGHEAFTAMRARGAKVTDVAIIVVAADDAVMPQTKEAINHAQAAEVPMIFAINKIDKPGANPDKVREELAQMNILVEDWGGKFQCQEISAKQGTGIEELLDKVLLEAELLELKADPDKRAAGSVIESSLDKGKGYVVTMLVESGSMKVGDFILAGSQYGRIKAMHNERGQEVSVAGPSDPVSVLGLNGSVNAGDRFHIVEDEREAKQIAAKRQQLQREQGIRAQKHVTLDEIGRRLALGDFKELNLIVKGDVDGSIEALSDALLKLSNENIQVNIIHKAVGPISDSDVLLASASDAIIVGFQVRPNASAKKLAEKEEIEIRMYSIIYDAIAEIKDAMEGMLSPDIEERIVGTAEIRETFRISKVGVVAGCFVQEGKIVRNNKCRIIRDGIVIYEGNLGSLKRFQDDAKEVPRGMECGLNIDKFNDIKVGDIVESFEQVEVAKKL
- the nusA gene encoding transcription termination factor NusA, producing the protein MSLNLVESFADFKDNKNINKEKLQALLEDVFRSMLKKKYGSDDNFDIIINSDRGDLEIWRNREIVEDGAVEDENTQIAYSEAIKIEEDFEVGEEVSEPIDIEKFGRRNILSLRQNLVARIMDLEKDDIYQHYSERVGEIVAGEVYQVWKREVLLLDDDGVELILPKSEQIQKDYFKKGDTIRAVVAKVEMRNNNLRVILSRTAPDFLERLFEQEVPEVMDGLITIKNIVREPGERAKVAVESYDDRIDPVGACVGMKGQRIHGIVRELHNENIDVINYTNNVSLYITRALSPAKISSITVNEEDKTADVFLSPDQVSLAIGKGGHNIRLASKLTGYQIDVYRENDDNEDVDLEEFADEIDGWILDELKAVGCDTAKSVLELSVEDLVKRTDLEEETVMEVFRILEEEFK
- the rimP gene encoding ribosome assembly cofactor RimP; translated protein: MISLEAIKKVIQPTLEEYNLYLVDMHAGNGNNFKIEVDSLEGFKIEHCVKINRAVEAVFDRDVEDYALEVTSPGLDQPFKVPQQYHKNIGREVELVLSNGEKRVGTLKEVSETGITIEKTERKKIEGTKKKEWVTTTSVFEFKEIGKAFVKLSF
- a CDS encoding toxin-antitoxin system YwqK family antitoxin; the protein is MKNFLGFLSLFILTSSVFAQTQSYIDYWNYDKKIPKSKGQYLKGEKHGKWVYFYKEGVPREELNYHMGILNGEAKNFYPNKELKSIGYFYYGSQDSLFKSFYKDGQIASSGFFDNNEKIGAWEYFYPNGQLRKIGKYEAGNKSAKMVKSFTPDGKPLVVSGSGIHKDYTADGAVFELIGYKNGIEHGDYMQYYPNGDVHIKGMYNEGKKHGEWIAYFSDKTVKSKYGYKNGVLHGVCLEYFKPNVMNFKGEYDNGSKTGLWTWNYPNGKIEMKGSFLNDERHGKWEYFYPNGQISSTGSFEVGLKEGTWVYYFKDGQKEMEGDYLVDEKSGTWTYWYENGNKFQEGDYTAGTEDGMWESWFENGQLKDKGSFSKGIITGSWEGFHDNGKKRYESTWAEGVKNGPWKRYSENGKLLEEGNFKSGKKEGVWKTYDEKSGNLLTEGAYKEDLKTGTWKYYAPHGTLVMEQSFKNGELNGVSKEYNAKGVITSKKEFQNNKLDGEVLIYEKGKATSKMEYKDGKLINREILTEK
- a CDS encoding M61 family metallopeptidase; the encoded protein is MKKLIFLFSLCAMCLSSFSQGVEKYRVKLDLSNVVNDELEVEITVPKVTKDVVEFQMPKIVPGTYSISDFGRFITRLDAYDTTGNPIAIKKLGVNRWEIRNAQRLKTFRYRIEDSFDTKLDNVIFEPAGTNFEEGKNFVLNNFGIIGYLSDMKNYPYEVEIRKPKKLYGASSLPQKMISPDKDIWLAKDYFHLHDNPIMYCEPDTATIPVGNCEVLISVYSPNKILTADAVKENVGATLEAQRKYLGGILPVDKYAILIYLFDGASLSGSAGALEHSTSTVFSFPEGDPEQLASSIRDVTAHEFFHIVTPLNIHSEQIHNYNFIEPKMSKHLWMYEGCTEYAAQHVQVKYDLMSEEDFLDVMRQKMLVASVYNDTLPFTKMSKHVLDKYENQYGNVYQKGALIGMCLDILLLEKSNGEMDLQQLMRTLAKEYGAHKPFEDEKLFEIIGEKTYPEIQAFLETYVGGPAQLPFAEILNKVGVEYAAEKEVSKITFGGISLGYNIEKQLIQVNGLDNANDFAKKIGFKTGDLLYKLNGEELTPTAFQDVYNRFVKETQEGDKIEITVLRKKKDDFKEKTLKAKAQKVNTMERHYVKMMENPSEEQLKLRKAWLTAKE
- a CDS encoding M48 family metalloprotease; this translates as MKLKQSITLIFIALLTLGACKKKDGGSPGFNLFSIEDDKRFGAQMDSTILASPNEYPVLSKNAYPQAYSYLENMRDKLLNSGQVTYKDEFDWEVKIIRDDETLNAFCTPGGYIYIYTGLIKYLDAEYELAGVLGHEMAHADLRHSTSQLTQQYGISALLGIVLGNNPGLLAEISAKLLFLKFNRNDEAQADDFSVRYMCPTDYQADGAAEFFAKLIAEQQAGGQPEFLSTHPNPENRVEDIRAKRQELGCEGTATYDQEYAAFINSLP